In Pseudopipra pipra isolate bDixPip1 chromosome 5, bDixPip1.hap1, whole genome shotgun sequence, the following proteins share a genomic window:
- the SEC61A2 gene encoding protein transport protein Sec61 subunit alpha, protein MGIKFLEVIKPFCAVLPEIQKPERKIQFREKVLWTAITLFIFLVCCQIPLFGIMSSDSADPFYWMRVILASNRGTLMELGISPIVTSGLIMQLLAGAKIIEVGDTPKDRALFNGAQKLFGMIITIGQAIVYVMTGMYGDPAEMGAGICLLIIIQLFVAGLIVLLLDELLQKGYGLGSGISLFIATNICETIVWKAFSPTTINTGRGTEFEGAVIALFHLLATRTDKVRALREAFYRQNLPNLMNLIATVFVFAVVIYFQGFRVDLPIKSARYRGQYSSYPIKLFYTSNIPIILQSALVSNLYVISQMLSVRFSGNFLVNLLGQWADVSGGGPARSYPVGGLCYYLSPPESMGAIFEDPVHVIVYIIFMLGSCAFFSKTWIEVSGSSAKDVAKQLKEQQMVMRGHRDTSMVHELNRYIPTAAAFGGLCIGALSVLADFLGAIGSGTGILLAVTIIYQYFEIFVKEQAEVGGVGALFF, encoded by the exons ATCCAGTTCAGGGAGAAGGTGCTATGGACGGCCATCACACTCTTCATTTTCTTAGTGTGCTGCCAG ATCCCCTTGTTTGGAATCATGTCATCAGATTCTGCAGATCCCTTCTACTGGATGCGAGTCATTCTTGCGTCAAACAGAG GTACCTTGATGGAATTGGGTATCTCCCCCATCGTGACATCGGGTCTGATCATGCAGCTGTTGGCAGGAGCAAAGATCATTGAAGTTGGGGATACTCCAAAAGACAGAGCCCTGTTCAATGGAGCTCAGAAAT TATTTGGGATGATTATTACCATTGGGCAAGCCATTGTGTATGTTATGACTGGAATGTATGGAGATCCTGCTGAAATGGGTGCTGGAATTTGTCTTCTTATTATAATTCAG CTGTTTGTTGCTGGTTTGATTGTGTTGCTGCTGGATGAGTTGCTGCAGAAAGGTTATGGTTTGGGGTCTGGTATTTCCCTGTTTATTGCTACCAATATCTGTGAAACCATTGTCTGGAAGGCTTTCAGTCCCACTACCATCAACACTGGCAGAG GAACAGAGTTTGAGGGTGCTGTGATTGCATTATTCCATCTCCTGGCTACACGAACCGACAAAGTCCGGGCTCTGCGGGAGGCCTTTTACCGACAGAACCTGCCCAATCTCATGAACCTGATTGCTACAGTGTTTGTATTTGCTGTGGTCATATATTTCCAG GGATTCCGAGTGGACTTGCCCATCAAGTCTGCCCGGTACCGTGGGCAGTACAGCAGTTATCCCATCAAGCTCTTTTATACCTCCAACATTCCCATCATCCTGCAGTCTGCCTTAGTTTCCAACCTCTACGTCATTTCCCAGATGTTGTCCGTTCGTTTCAGtggcaacttcctggtgaacTTACTGGGACAGTGGGCA gatGTCAGTGGTGGTGGCCCTGCTCGCTCGTACCCCGTGGGTGGCCTGTGCTACTACTTGTCCCCTCCAGAATCCATGGGTGCAATATTTGAGGATCCTGTCCATGTAATAgtttatataatatttatgttGGGATCCTGTGCGTTCTTCTCCAAGACTTGGATCGAGGTGTCTGGCTCATCAGCAAAAGAT GTTGCCAAGCAACTCAAAGAACAGCAAATGGTGATGAGAGGCCACAGGGATACCTCAATGGTTCACGAGCTTAACAG GTATATCCCCACGGCAGCTGCATTTGGTGGTTTGTGCATCGGGGCCCTTTCAGTACTGGCCGACTTTCTGGGAGCCATCGGCTCCGGCACTGGCATCCTGCTTGCAGTCACTATTATTTAtcagtattttgaaatatttgtaaaagaACAGGCTGAAGTCGGAGGAGTAGGTGCATTATTTTTCTAG